TGGTCGCTGACCTCTGCGGCGCTCGGGATCCTGGATGCCGCGAACCAGCCGAACTCGGTCGTGCCGGGCAATCACGACTTCGACAACGCGACCGGCGCGGTCGGGCCCTATGACACCTACTTCCCGGTCTCGCGGTACGCCCAGGCGGGCTGGAACACCGCGACCACGAAGTACGGCGGATACCTCGGCCAGAACCAGTTCGGGCCCGACCCCGTCGACCGCAAGAACTTCGACAGCTACTCGCTCTTCACGGCGGGCGGCACCGACTTCCTCGTGCTCAATCTCGAGTGGGAAGCGCCGGGCTACGCCCTCGACTGGGCCGACCGCGTGCTGGACGCCTACCCGGATCGCACCGTGGTCATGGTCACGCACAGCTTTCTGACCGTGTCGGGAAGCCGCTGGACGGGGACGCAGCGGCCGGGCGGGACGTCGCAGGCGTCGCTGTGGAACGACTTCGTCTCGACGCACTGCCAGATCCGCATCGTGATCTCGGGCCACGAGCACAACGGCGACGAGGGCGAGGCATCCCGAACCGACCCGAACACGTGCGGCAAGCCCGTGCACCAGCTCATGACCGACTACCAGGACCGCGCCAACGGCGGTGACGGCTGGCTCCGGTACTACACGTTCGACCCGGCCGCGAACACCATGACCGCGACGACGTACTCCCCCACGCTCGATCGCTACGAGACCGATGCGAATTCCTCGTTCGTGCTGCCGTTCGAGCTGACGCCGCCCGCGCCCGCGCCGTTCGAGACCATCGGGACGTCCTCGGTCGTGGGCGGAACGGCGTCCGCGACCTGGGCGGGACTCGCCGCCGACACGGCGTACGAGTGGCGGGCGGTCGTGCACGCCGGGACCGACACGGTGACGTCGCCGACGTTCACGCTGCGCGCGGGCGCGTCGGCGCCACGCCTCACCGACTCCTTCACCCGCACGGCCGCCTCCGGCTGGGGCACCGCCGAGACTGGGCAGGCGTGGGTGCCGACCTCGAGCGCGTCGTCGTTCTCGGTCGACGGCGCCAACGGGCGCATCACCGTCGCACCCGGCCAGGGCCGCTCGGTCGACGCGACGGTGTTCCGGTCGACCGATCTCGCGGTCGCGACGGAGCTCTCGCCGTCGGTCGCGCCCGGGGGATCGGGCGCCTACGTGTCGCTTCTCGGCCGCGACATCGGCGCGAGCGACTACCGCGCGACCGTGCAGCTGTCCTCGACGGCGACCGTCGTCACCCTCCGGCGCGTGCTGAACGGCGCCGAGACGATCCTCGGCACACAGCGGATCGGCAACGGCGTCGCGGCCGGGGCATCCGTCAAGGTGCGCTTCGAGTTGAGCGGGACCTCGCCCACGACGCTTCGCGCGAAGGCGTGGACGGGCGGAACCGAGCCGTCCGCGTGGTCGCTGACGTCGACGGATGCCTCGGCAGCCCTTCAGACGTCGGGCGGCGTCGGGGCGTACGTGTACCTCTCCGGCTCCGCCGGGGCGAGCGTCACGACGCTCTTCCCGGACTATTCCGCGGTCGGCCAGATCGGGGCACCACCCCCACCGGTGAACCAGCCGCCCACCGCCGTCATCGCGACGCCCACGATCAGCGGACGCACCGTCTCGGTCAGCGGCGCGGGGTCGACCGACCCCGACGGCACGATCGCCTCGTGGGCGTGGACCTTCGGCGACGGCACGACCGCGACCGGCGCGACGGCGACCCGCACCTACGCCGCCGACGGCACGTACACGATCAGCCTCACCGTCACCGACGACAAGGGCGCCACCCACACCACGACCCGCAGCGTCACCGTCGCCGCACCGGTGAACCAGCCGCCCACCGCCGTCATCGCGACGCCCACGATCAGCGGACGCACCGTCTCGGTCAGCGGCGGGGGATCGACCGACCCCGACGGCACGATCGCCTCGTGGGCGTGGACCTTCGGCGACGGCACGACGGCCACCGGCGCGACCGCGACCCGCACCTACGCCGCGGACGGCACGTACACGATCAGCCTCACGGTCACGGATGACAAGGGCGCCACCCACACCACGACCCGCAGCGTCACCGTCGCCGCACCCCCGCAGCCGCCCTCGGCGCTCGTGGCCGACGACTTCGGCCGCACGGTCGCGAACGGCTGGGGAACGGCGGACGTCGGCGGCGCCTGGACGCTCACCGGCACGGCGTCTCGCTTCGCCGTGGCGAACGGCGTCGGGGCGATGACGCTGACCACGGCCGGCACCTCGGCACAGGTCGAGGCCGCAGCGGCCCGCGCCACGTCGTCCGAGGTGAGACTCAGCGTGTCGTGGGACCGCACATCGGCGGCCGGGTCGCTCTACACCGTCATCTCGCCCCGCGCGGTGAGCTCCAGCGCGGACTACCGGCTCAAGGTCTACGTCAGCGGGACGATCCCGTACCTCGACCTCATCCGCCGGAGCGGCGGGGTGGAGACCCTCATCAGCAGGACGGCCCTCGGCATCCGCATGACGACCCCCGGCGCCTGGTACAGCGTGGCGGTGAGGGCGACAACGGCCAACGGCGCGACGACCCTGTCGGCGAAGCTCTGGCCGCAGGGCACGACCGAGCCGGCGGCCTGGCAGGCGACCGCGACGGATGCGACCGCCGCGCTCCAGGCATCCGGATCGATGCTGCTGTGGACCTATATGTCGAGCAGCGCGACGGCGCCCGTCAAGACCTCGTTCGACGACATCCGCTTCACGGCCGTCGGACCATGACGGCAACCGACCCTGTTTCTCGGCGGGGATAGGGAGTAGGGTTGCCGCCACAGCCGCGGCGCTTGGGACGCCGCGGGATTCGCTTGGGGGAATCATGACTGTGCGCATCGGCTATGCGGCCGGGGCGTTCGACCTGTTCCACGTCGGACACCTCAACCTCCTTCGGCATGCCAAAGAGAACTGCGATTTCCTGATCGCCGGCGTCGTGAGCGACGAGATGCTGCGGCTCGTGAAGAACATCGAGCCCGTCATCCCGACCGCCGAGCGCGTGGAGATCGTCCGCAGCATCACCTACGTGGACCAGGTCCACATCGAGACCGTGCCTGACAAGCTCGACACCTGGCGAGAGCTCGGCTTCACCCACTTCTTCAAGGGCGACGACTGGCGCGGCACCGAGCGAGGCGCGAAGCTCGAGCAGGAGTTCGCCGCGGTCGGGGTCGAGGTCGTGTACTTCCCCTATACGGTGCACACGTCGAGCACCGCCCTGCGGCAGGCACTCGACCTCATGTCGGCGGCGCAGCAGCGGGACGGCACGACCGACGACGTCGTGGCCTCCTACTGGTAACCGCGGATCGCCCCGGCCGAGGACTTCGGCCGGCCGTCAACGGAGCCGGCCGGCCGAATCTGAAGCTCACCGAACAGCTGGACCTCGCCGGAGGCCTAGAGCTCGCCCGGAGACATCGCCTGCGAGTCGAGGTCTTCGACGAACCGCCGTACTCGGCTCGGCTCGGCGCCCGCCCGCTGCGGCGCGTAGACGACGAGCGAGTGGAACATGAAGCGCACGAAGAACGCGACGATGAGCGTGATCGCCGCGGCGAAGACGGCGGAGATGTGCCACGTCTGAACCATGAAGGCGAGCACGGGGATGCGGATGAGCGCCTCCGCGTTGTTGAACGCGAACGACTTGCCGAATCTCGACCACACGCCCGACGCGGCACCGGTCATGTCCTGGAAGACATAGCGCTCCTGCAGGAGGAAGTTGCCGATGATCGTCGTCTCGGCCGCGATGATCGCGGCGACGATGTAGTCGACGCCCGCGTGCGTGAGACCCCACATGATCGCGAGGTTGGCCACCGCCCCGAAGGCTCCGATGAGGGCGAAAAGCGACATCTTGCCGAAGCGCAGGAGCGTCAGCTGGGTCAGGAAGTGGAAGCCCTGGCGCATCGAGGCCTTCGACTCCCCCGCGTGCCGGCCCGCGAAGTCGAACGGCACTTCGGCCACCCGCAGGTTCTTGCGCGCGAGCATCTCGAGCAGGATCTTGAAGCCCCGCGGCTTGAGCGTGTCGAGCTCGATGGCGTGGCGGTCGACGAGGAAGAACCCCGTCATGGGGTCGGTGACGTCCTTCAGGCGGATCGGGAACATCGCGCGGGTGAGGGCCGTCGAGGCCTTCGACACCGCGATGCGCGTGCGGTCCGAGAGCCCGCCGGACGTGCCGCCCCCGGAATACCTGGACGCCACGACGACGTCGACGTCGCCGCGGCGGAACCGCGCCCAGAGGGCGGGGATGTCCTCGGGCGGATGCTGCAGGTCGCCGTCCATGACGAGACATGCATCGGCCTCCGCGGTGAGGAAGCCCTCGAGCACCGCTCCGCCCAGGCCGCCCGTGCGCTTCTCGCGGTGGATCAGCCGCACGGGAAGGGGAGCGGATGCCGCGACCCGGCGCACCTCGTCGGGCGTGGCATCCGTGCTGTCGTCGACGAAGATCAGCTCGGTCTCGATGCCGGCCGTCGCCGAGGCAACCCTCTGAACGAGTTCCGCGACATTCGGGGCCTCGTTGTACGTGGGGACGATGATCGAGAGTTGCACAGGCGACCATCGTCGCATGCCCAAATCCCCGCCATGAAGGGGTTGCGGAGACGCATGGGAATTCCCCAGCATCGGCGATCGTCCAGCATGCATGCGGGAGGATGGAAGGATGACTTCCTCCTCGACCATCACGATGTTCGGCGCCGAGTGGTGCGGCGACTGCCGTCGCACGAAGAAGCAGCTCGATGAGCTCGGCGTGAAGTACCAGTACGTCGACCTCATGGCGGATCCGAACGCCGCCGACATCGCGCGCGACATCTCGGGCCGCACGAGCATCCCCGTCGTCGTCTACCCCGACGCGACGCACCACGTCGAGCCGTCGAACGCCGACGTCGAGTCGAAGCTGCGCGAGCTCTCGATCATCTGATCGCGCTGACGCCGCGGCATCCATCCTGGTTACAGTGACTGGGTGGACGAGGGCGTCGAAGGCAACACGAGAGCGATCGAGGGATCGGTCGTCACCGACTTCTCGGACCGCATGACCTACGGCGGGTACCTCGATCTGATTACGCTCCTGTCGGCGCAGCGACCGCTGAGCGACCCCGAGCATCACGATGAGCTGCTGTTCATCATCCAGCATCAGACGACGGAGCTGTGGCTCAAGCTCGTGCTGCATGAGCTGGCAGCCGCGTGCCGGCTGCTCCGTGAGGACCAGCTCGCACCGGCGCTCAAGTGCATCGCCCGCGTCAAGCACATCCAGCGCACACTCACCGAGCAGTGGTCGGTGCTGGCGACCCTCACCCCCGCCGAGTATGCGGAGTTCCGGGGCGTGCTCGGCCAGGCGAGCGGCTTCCAGTCGGCCCAGTACCGCGCCGTCGAGTTCACGCTCGGCAACAAGCACCCGGGCATGCTGCGGGTCTTCGAATCCGATCCGCAGGCCCACGCGCTCGTGAGCACCGCCCTCGAGGCGCCGAGCCTGTACGACGAGTTCCTGCGGCTCCTCGCGCGCACCGGATACGCGATCCCGGCGTCGGTGCTCGAGCGCGACGTGACGAAGGCGTGGACCTTCAC
This genomic interval from Microbacterium sp. 4R-513 contains the following:
- a CDS encoding PKD domain-containing protein, with protein sequence MSTPTRRTHRRRELAIAVTWGLIAGSLSIAFAPPANAAPPVVALVSPSDGSTVGTSAELKVSVSDPDGDPATVTFEGRRQGLTVPGPTDEDPFTLVVLPDTQNYTYNNRQSTMNRQAQWIVDNSARLGVAFTMQVGDLVSEYTNPTQWSLTSAALGILDAANQPNSVVPGNHDFDNATGAVGPYDTYFPVSRYAQAGWNTATTKYGGYLGQNQFGPDPVDRKNFDSYSLFTAGGTDFLVLNLEWEAPGYALDWADRVLDAYPDRTVVMVTHSFLTVSGSRWTGTQRPGGTSQASLWNDFVSTHCQIRIVISGHEHNGDEGEASRTDPNTCGKPVHQLMTDYQDRANGGDGWLRYYTFDPAANTMTATTYSPTLDRYETDANSSFVLPFELTPPAPAPFETIGTSSVVGGTASATWAGLAADTAYEWRAVVHAGTDTVTSPTFTLRAGASAPRLTDSFTRTAASGWGTAETGQAWVPTSSASSFSVDGANGRITVAPGQGRSVDATVFRSTDLAVATELSPSVAPGGSGAYVSLLGRDIGASDYRATVQLSSTATVVTLRRVLNGAETILGTQRIGNGVAAGASVKVRFELSGTSPTTLRAKAWTGGTEPSAWSLTSTDASAALQTSGGVGAYVYLSGSAGASVTTLFPDYSAVGQIGAPPPPVNQPPTAVIATPTISGRTVSVSGAGSTDPDGTIASWAWTFGDGTTATGATATRTYAADGTYTISLTVTDDKGATHTTTRSVTVAAPVNQPPTAVIATPTISGRTVSVSGGGSTDPDGTIASWAWTFGDGTTATGATATRTYAADGTYTISLTVTDDKGATHTTTRSVTVAAPPQPPSALVADDFGRTVANGWGTADVGGAWTLTGTASRFAVANGVGAMTLTTAGTSAQVEAAAARATSSEVRLSVSWDRTSAAGSLYTVISPRAVSSSADYRLKVYVSGTIPYLDLIRRSGGVETLISRTALGIRMTTPGAWYSVAVRATTANGATTLSAKLWPQGTTEPAAWQATATDATAALQASGSMLLWTYMSSSATAPVKTSFDDIRFTAVGP
- a CDS encoding adenylyltransferase/cytidyltransferase family protein codes for the protein MTVRIGYAAGAFDLFHVGHLNLLRHAKENCDFLIAGVVSDEMLRLVKNIEPVIPTAERVEIVRSITYVDQVHIETVPDKLDTWRELGFTHFFKGDDWRGTERGAKLEQEFAAVGVEVVYFPYTVHTSSTALRQALDLMSAAQQRDGTTDDVVASYW
- a CDS encoding glycosyltransferase family 2 protein; amino-acid sequence: MQLSIIVPTYNEAPNVAELVQRVASATAGIETELIFVDDSTDATPDEVRRVAASAPLPVRLIHREKRTGGLGGAVLEGFLTAEADACLVMDGDLQHPPEDIPALWARFRRGDVDVVVASRYSGGGTSGGLSDRTRIAVSKASTALTRAMFPIRLKDVTDPMTGFFLVDRHAIELDTLKPRGFKILLEMLARKNLRVAEVPFDFAGRHAGESKASMRQGFHFLTQLTLLRFGKMSLFALIGAFGAVANLAIMWGLTHAGVDYIVAAIIAAETTIIGNFLLQERYVFQDMTGAASGVWSRFGKSFAFNNAEALIRIPVLAFMVQTWHISAVFAAAITLIVAFFVRFMFHSLVVYAPQRAGAEPSRVRRFVEDLDSQAMSPGEL
- a CDS encoding glutaredoxin domain-containing protein; translated protein: MTSSSTITMFGAEWCGDCRRTKKQLDELGVKYQYVDLMADPNAADIARDISGRTSIPVVVYPDATHHVEPSNADVESKLRELSII
- the kynA gene encoding tryptophan 2,3-dioxygenase, with the protein product MDEGVEGNTRAIEGSVVTDFSDRMTYGGYLDLITLLSAQRPLSDPEHHDELLFIIQHQTTELWLKLVLHELAAACRLLREDQLAPALKCIARVKHIQRTLTEQWSVLATLTPAEYAEFRGVLGQASGFQSAQYRAVEFTLGNKHPGMLRVFESDPQAHALVSTALEAPSLYDEFLRLLARTGYAIPASVLERDVTKAWTFTPELVPVFAGIYADPQKHWAAYETCEELVDLEDNFQLWRFRHLKTVERIIGLKSGTGGSSGASFLRRALELTFFPELFAVRTEIG